A stretch of Acipenser ruthenus chromosome 1, fAciRut3.2 maternal haplotype, whole genome shotgun sequence DNA encodes these proteins:
- the LOC117403599 gene encoding dnaJ homolog subfamily B member 5-like isoform X1 has translation MVLLGLYINVVEKGVKPSITCLLNTQNKCWVKPRKRGCLSQKSTDRELIAMGKDYYRMLGVPSGSNEDEIKKAYRKMALKFHPDKNKDPNAEDKFKEIAEAYEVLSDPKKRSIYDQYGEEGLKAGGVGSSGGPGSTYHYTFHGDPHATFASFFGGSNPFDMFFGPGRSRGTTNGFDHVGGEQDMDLDMDGDEDPFSAFGRFGNGVNGFHHGGGGRRHPAEPLHRRGKLQDAPVVHELRVSLEEIFHGCTKRMKITRRRLNPDGRTARSEDKILHIVIKRGWKEGTKITFPKEGDETPENIPADIAFVLKDKPHPHFKRDGSNIIYSATICLKEALCGCTVNIPTIDNRVIPLPCTDIIKPGTVKRLRGEGLPFPKSPTQRGDLIVEFKVRFPDRIPPQSREILKQHLPLS, from the exons ATGGTTTTACTTGGACTATACATCAACGTGGTTGAAAAAGGAGTAAAGCCTTCCATTACGTGCTTGTTAAACACGCAAAACAAGTGCTGGGTAAAACCGCG CAAACGAGGTTGTTTGTCCCAGAAGAGCACTGACCGTGAGCTCATCGCCATGGGGAAAGATTACTACAGGATGCTGGGGGTCCCATCTGGCTCCAACGAGGACGAGATCAAGAAGGCCTACAGAAAAATGGCCCTGAAATTCCACCCGGACAAAAACAAGGACCCCAACGCAGAGGACAAGTTCAAGGAGATCGCAGAGGCCTACGAGGTGCTGAGCGACCCCAAGAAGAGGAGCATCTACGATCAGTATGGAGAGGAGG GTCTGAAGGCTGGGGGGGTGGGTTCATCAGGGGGTCCTGGGAGCACCTACCACTACACCTTCCACGGGGACCCCCACGCCACCTTCGCCTCCTTCTTCGGGGGCTCCAACCCCTTCGACATGTTCTTCGGGCCTGGCCGCTCGCGGGGCACCACCAACGGCTTCGACCACGTGGGGGGGGAGCAGGACATGGACCTGGACATGGACGGGGACGAGGACCCCTTCAGTGCCTTTGGACGCTTCGGCAACGGTGTGAACGGGTTCCACCACGGCGGCGGTGGGCGCAGGCACCCCGCGGAGCCCCTGCACAGGCGGGGTAAGCTGCAGGACGCCCCTGTGGTGCACGAGCTGCGCGTGTCCCTGGAGGAGATCTTCCACGGCTGCACCAAGCGCATGAAGATCACGCGGCGCAGGCTTAACCCCGACGGCAGGACCGCACGCTCCGAGGACAAGATCCTTCACATTGTCATCAAAAGGGGCTGGAAGGAGGGCACCAAGATCACCTTCCCCAAGGAGGGGGACGAGACCCCCGAGAACATCCCCGCAGACATCGCCTTCGTGCTCAAGGACAAGCCTCACCCGCACTTTAAGAGGGACGGCTCCAACATCATCTACAGCGCCACAATCTGTCTGAAAGAG GCTCTGTGTGGTTGCACGGTCAACATTCCCACCATCGACAACCGAGTAATTCCTCTGCCTTGTACTGACATCATCAAACCAGGGACAGTGAAGAGACTGCGAGGGGAGGGGCTGCCCTTCCCAAAGAGCCCCACGCAGCGCGGGGACTTGATAGTGGAGTTCAAAGTGCGCTTCCCTGACAGAATACCTCCGCAAAGCAGAGAAATCCTGAAACAGCACCTCCCCCTGTCCTAG
- the LOC117403599 gene encoding dnaJ homolog subfamily B member 5-like isoform X2: MGKDYYRMLGVPSGSNEDEIKKAYRKMALKFHPDKNKDPNAEDKFKEIAEAYEVLSDPKKRSIYDQYGEEGLKAGGVGSSGGPGSTYHYTFHGDPHATFASFFGGSNPFDMFFGPGRSRGTTNGFDHVGGEQDMDLDMDGDEDPFSAFGRFGNGVNGFHHGGGGRRHPAEPLHRRGKLQDAPVVHELRVSLEEIFHGCTKRMKITRRRLNPDGRTARSEDKILHIVIKRGWKEGTKITFPKEGDETPENIPADIAFVLKDKPHPHFKRDGSNIIYSATICLKEALCGCTVNIPTIDNRVIPLPCTDIIKPGTVKRLRGEGLPFPKSPTQRGDLIVEFKVRFPDRIPPQSREILKQHLPLS; the protein is encoded by the exons ATGGGGAAAGATTACTACAGGATGCTGGGGGTCCCATCTGGCTCCAACGAGGACGAGATCAAGAAGGCCTACAGAAAAATGGCCCTGAAATTCCACCCGGACAAAAACAAGGACCCCAACGCAGAGGACAAGTTCAAGGAGATCGCAGAGGCCTACGAGGTGCTGAGCGACCCCAAGAAGAGGAGCATCTACGATCAGTATGGAGAGGAGG GTCTGAAGGCTGGGGGGGTGGGTTCATCAGGGGGTCCTGGGAGCACCTACCACTACACCTTCCACGGGGACCCCCACGCCACCTTCGCCTCCTTCTTCGGGGGCTCCAACCCCTTCGACATGTTCTTCGGGCCTGGCCGCTCGCGGGGCACCACCAACGGCTTCGACCACGTGGGGGGGGAGCAGGACATGGACCTGGACATGGACGGGGACGAGGACCCCTTCAGTGCCTTTGGACGCTTCGGCAACGGTGTGAACGGGTTCCACCACGGCGGCGGTGGGCGCAGGCACCCCGCGGAGCCCCTGCACAGGCGGGGTAAGCTGCAGGACGCCCCTGTGGTGCACGAGCTGCGCGTGTCCCTGGAGGAGATCTTCCACGGCTGCACCAAGCGCATGAAGATCACGCGGCGCAGGCTTAACCCCGACGGCAGGACCGCACGCTCCGAGGACAAGATCCTTCACATTGTCATCAAAAGGGGCTGGAAGGAGGGCACCAAGATCACCTTCCCCAAGGAGGGGGACGAGACCCCCGAGAACATCCCCGCAGACATCGCCTTCGTGCTCAAGGACAAGCCTCACCCGCACTTTAAGAGGGACGGCTCCAACATCATCTACAGCGCCACAATCTGTCTGAAAGAG GCTCTGTGTGGTTGCACGGTCAACATTCCCACCATCGACAACCGAGTAATTCCTCTGCCTTGTACTGACATCATCAAACCAGGGACAGTGAAGAGACTGCGAGGGGAGGGGCTGCCCTTCCCAAAGAGCCCCACGCAGCGCGGGGACTTGATAGTGGAGTTCAAAGTGCGCTTCCCTGACAGAATACCTCCGCAAAGCAGAGAAATCCTGAAACAGCACCTCCCCCTGTCCTAG